From the Nerophis ophidion isolate RoL-2023_Sa linkage group LG18, RoL_Noph_v1.0, whole genome shotgun sequence genome, one window contains:
- the hic1 gene encoding hypermethylated in cancer 1 protein: MIIEADLDGMAADLGHAGGGLKTMLDVMEVPSHARDLLLQLNSQRTKGFLCDVIIVVQNALFRAHKNILAASSLYLKSLVVHDNLINLDHEMVSPGVFRVILDYIYTGRLTEGDPASPTEPNLGAVLAAASYLQLLDLVALCKKKLKRNGKYPPRTGPAFLTYAKMGPGMGLGSGGRYRVSTPVIQPCPPGGIMNSHTPRPPPLEELVPHRLAIHAGELYAPTSTQSSQMFPSMQSVLPAQLGLRSALPERNCSPNYGLDLSKKSPNSQSQHTLSQSHVVTNHNDEERDGTPNGRTSPTNGRAFPSEKMETTDQTLTPPSFPHHNHPLGPHLPHLHRSRSQGTERYPCPASPDTPTENGESGREVGNIYRWVKHEPLAYTGEDEEEEEEEEDGGENGERRHNHNKIGEESEGPDDKSGSGTEETGSSEGRPSPSGPMGRFHVPYEPESFGDNLYVCIPCDKGFPSSEQLNAHVETHTEEELYGNSGGELANSNSSKNINNSTNGYGGLSSTNSLNSLSHLETKSSQALASGAIAEMIRPYRCSSCEKSYKDPATLRQHEKTHWLTRPYPCSICGKKFTQRGTMTRHMRSHLGLKPFACDSCGMRFTRQYRLTEHMRIHSGEKPYECQVCGGKFAQQRNLISHMKMHSSGGSAGGLTTEGKLKLDFAEGIYPLSKYTAEHLGLKQEKANELLIQAQQQLVADAKVMESLYPLSKLASEHLGGLVHDKMDGLCQVLPPPQQALSETRTIDRYSPS; encoded by the exons ATGATCATTGAGGCAGACCTGGATGGGATGGCAGCAGACTTAGGCCATGCAG GTGGCGGACTAAAGACGATGCTGGATGTCATGGAAGTTCCAAGTCATGCGAGGGatctcctcctgcagctcaacaGTCAGCGCACCAAAGGcttcctgtgtgacgtcatcatcgTGGTGCAGAACGCCCTTTTCAGGGCGCACAAGAACATTCTGGCGGCCAGCAGCCTCTACTTGAAGTCTTTGGTGGTCCACGACAATCTCATCAACCTCGACCACGAGATGGTGAGTCCCGGGGTCTTCCGGGTGATTCTGGACTACATCTACACAGGACGCCTCACAGAAGGGGACCCCGCCTCTCCCACTGAGCCCAACCTGGGCGCCGTCTTGGCGGCGGCCAGCTATCTTCAGCTGCTTGACTTAGTGGCTCTGTGCAAAAAGAAGCTGAAAAGAAACGGCAAGTACCCTCCTCGCACTGGGCCTGCCTTCCTCACCTATGCAAAAATGGGGCCTGGTATGGGTTTAGGCAGTGGAGGTCGGTACAGGGTGTCCACACCTGTCATCCAGCCATGCCCTCCGGGGGGGATTATGAACAGCCACACACCCCGGCCTCCCCCACTCGAGGAGCTGGTTCCCCACCGGCTTGCCATCCATGCTGGTGAGCTGTACGCTCCCACCTCCACTCAAAGCTCCCAGATGTTCCCGTCCATGCAGTCGGTTCTACCGGCCCAGCTTGGCCTACGTTCAGCCCTTCCGGAGAGAAACTGCTCCCCCAACTATGGCCTTGATCTCTCAAAGAAGAGTCCTAACTCCCAGTCCCAGCACACTCTCTCCCAGTCGCATGTGGTCACCAACCACAATGACGAGGAGCGAGATGGGACCCCGAACGGACGCACCAGTCCCACGAACGGAAGAGCCTTCCCCTCGGAAAAAATGGAGACAACAGATCAGACTCTAACCCCACCTTCTTTTCCCCATCACAATCATCCACTCGGTCCCCATCTCCCCCACCTCCATCGTTCGAGATCACAGGGTACGGAGCGCTACCCGTGCCCCGCAAGCCCGGACACCCCCACTGAAAACGGGGAGTCCGGAAGAGAGGTGGGTAACATCTATCGCTGGGTGAAACACGAGCCTCTGGCATACACAGGTGAAgacgaggaggaagaagaggaggaggaggacgggGGTGAGAACGGAGAGCGGCGACACAATCACAACAAGATCGGCGAGGAAAGCGAGGGCCCGGACGACAAGAGCGGCTCTGGCACGGAGGAGACGGGCAGCAGCGAAGGTCGCCCTTCCCCTTCAGGTCCAATGGGGAGGTTCCACGTGCCGTACGAGCCGGAGAGTTTTGGGGACAACCTGTATGTCTGCATTCCCTGTGACAAGGGCTTTCCAAGCTCAGAGCAGCTCAACGCGCATGTGGAAACACACACGGAGGAGGAGCTGTATGGTAACTCAGGCGGGGAGCTGGCAAACAGCAACAGCAGCAAGAACATCAACAATAGCACCAATGGCTACGGGGGCTTGAGCAGCACCAACAGTCTGAACAGCCTGTCCCACCTGGAGACGAAGTCCAGTCAAGCTTTGGCTTCAGGGGCCATAGCGGAGATGATCCGTCCATACCGCTGCTCCTCCTGCGAAAAGTCCTACAAAGACCCCGCCACTCTGCGTCAGCACGAAAAAACCCACTGGCTGACCCGGCCGTACCCCTGCAGCATCTGCGGCAAGAAGTTCACGCAGCGCGGAACCATGACTCGCCACATGCGCAGCCACCTGGGCCTCAAGCCTTTCGCCTGCGACTCCTGCGGGATGCGCTTCACCCGCCAGTACCGCCTCACCGAGCACATGCGCATCCACTCCGGGGAGAAGCCTTACGAGTGCCAAGTGTGCGGAGGGAAGTTTGCCCAGCAGCGCAATCTGATCAGTCACATGAAGATGCACAGCAGCGGGGGTTCCGCGGGGGGCCTCACCACCGAAGGAAAACTGAAGCTGGACTTTGCCGAGGGCATCTACCCACTGAGCAAGTACACGGCGGAGCATCTGGGGCTGAAACAGGAGAAGGCCAACGAGCTCCTCATCCAGGCGCAGCAGCAGCTGGTCGCTGACGCCAAGGTCATGGAGAGCCTTTACCCGCTCTCCAAACTGGCGTCCGAGCACCTCGGAGGCCTCGTCCACGACAAGATGGACGGTCTGTGCCAAGTTCTGCCCCCTCCCCAACAAGCTCTCTCTGAGACCCGCACCATTGACCGCTACTCGCCCAGCTAA